Proteins co-encoded in one Streptomyces sp. NBC_01283 genomic window:
- a CDS encoding valine--tRNA ligase gives MTENTQQQNSAPITELPTQYAPAEVEGTLYERWVERGYFSADAASEKPPYTVVIPPPNVTGSLHLGHAFEHTLIDALTRRKRMQGFETLWQPGMDHAGIATQNVVERELAKEGKSRHDLGREEFIERVWQWKDESGGQISGQMRRLGDGVDWSRERFTMDEGLSQSVQTIFKKLYDDELIYRAERIINWCPRCLTAISDIEVEYQDDDGELVSMKYGEGDETIVVATTRAETMLGDTAVAVHPDDERYKHLVGKQIKLPLTDRTIPVVADEHVDPEFGTGAVKVTPAHDPNDFEIGQRHDLPNIAVMDEHAVITVPGPFQGLDRLEARSAIVGALRAEGRIVAEKRPYTHSVGHCSRCKTTIEPRLSMQWWVKVGPLAKAAGDAVRDGKVAIHPQEMEKRYFDWVDNLHDWCISRQLWWGHRIPVWYGPNGEVVCVGPDDEAPTGEGWTQDSDVLDTWFSSGLWPFSTLGWPEETESLAKFYPNSVLVTGYDILFFWVARMMMFGLYAMDGTPPFHTIVLHGMVRDQFGKKMSKSFGNAVNPLDWMDKYGSDAVRFTLARGANPGVDVPIGEDWVQGSRNFANKIWNATRFALMNGATIEGALPPVEQLSATDRWILSRLNATVAEVDAFYDDYQFAKLSDALFHFAWDEVFDWYVELSKTTFMGGGEAAKVSGRVLGEVLDVTLRLLHPIVPFVTETLWTTLTGRESLVIAEWPSDSGFRDAGAEREIETLQQVITEVRRFRADQGLQPGQKVPARLSLDGTALAPHEAAIRQLLRLQPEGEGFAATATLPVSGATVALDLSGTIDVAAERKRLAKDLAAAEKEKAQATAKLGNEAFLAKAPDNVVDKIRGRLTKADGDIARLQAQLDGLPQA, from the coding sequence GTGACCGAGAACACTCAGCAGCAGAATTCAGCGCCCATCACCGAACTGCCGACCCAGTACGCGCCGGCCGAGGTAGAGGGGACGCTGTACGAGCGCTGGGTAGAACGCGGCTACTTCTCCGCCGACGCGGCGAGCGAGAAGCCTCCATACACCGTCGTCATCCCGCCGCCGAACGTCACGGGCTCCCTGCACCTGGGCCACGCCTTCGAGCACACGCTCATCGACGCCCTCACCCGCCGCAAGCGCATGCAGGGCTTCGAGACGCTGTGGCAGCCGGGCATGGACCACGCCGGCATCGCCACCCAGAACGTCGTGGAGCGCGAGCTCGCCAAGGAGGGCAAGTCCCGCCACGACCTGGGCCGCGAGGAGTTCATCGAGCGCGTCTGGCAGTGGAAGGACGAGTCCGGCGGCCAGATCTCCGGGCAGATGCGCCGCCTCGGCGACGGAGTCGACTGGTCGCGCGAGCGGTTCACGATGGACGAGGGCCTCTCCCAGTCCGTCCAGACCATCTTCAAGAAGCTCTACGACGACGAGCTGATCTACCGCGCCGAGCGCATCATCAACTGGTGCCCGCGCTGTCTGACGGCGATCTCGGACATCGAGGTCGAGTACCAGGACGACGACGGCGAGCTCGTCTCGATGAAGTACGGCGAGGGTGACGAGACCATCGTCGTCGCCACCACCCGCGCCGAGACGATGCTCGGTGACACCGCCGTCGCGGTCCACCCCGACGACGAGCGGTACAAGCACCTGGTCGGCAAGCAGATCAAGCTGCCGCTGACCGACCGCACGATCCCCGTCGTGGCCGACGAGCACGTCGACCCCGAGTTCGGCACCGGCGCCGTCAAGGTGACCCCGGCGCACGACCCGAACGACTTCGAGATCGGCCAGCGCCACGACCTGCCGAACATCGCGGTCATGGACGAGCACGCGGTCATCACGGTCCCCGGCCCCTTCCAGGGCCTGGATCGCCTGGAGGCCCGCAGCGCCATCGTCGGCGCCCTGCGCGCCGAGGGCCGCATCGTCGCCGAGAAGCGCCCGTACACCCACTCCGTGGGCCACTGCTCGCGCTGCAAGACCACCATCGAGCCGCGCCTGTCGATGCAGTGGTGGGTCAAGGTCGGCCCCCTCGCCAAGGCCGCCGGTGACGCGGTCCGCGACGGCAAGGTCGCCATCCACCCGCAGGAGATGGAGAAGCGCTACTTCGACTGGGTCGACAACCTCCACGACTGGTGCATCTCGCGCCAGCTGTGGTGGGGCCACCGAATCCCCGTCTGGTACGGGCCGAACGGCGAGGTCGTCTGCGTCGGACCCGACGACGAGGCGCCCACCGGCGAGGGCTGGACCCAGGACAGCGACGTCCTGGACACGTGGTTCTCGTCCGGTCTGTGGCCGTTCTCCACGCTCGGCTGGCCCGAGGAGACCGAGAGCCTGGCGAAGTTCTATCCGAACTCCGTCCTGGTCACCGGCTACGACATCCTCTTCTTCTGGGTCGCCCGGATGATGATGTTCGGCCTGTACGCGATGGACGGCACCCCGCCGTTCCACACGATCGTGCTGCACGGCATGGTCCGCGACCAGTTCGGCAAGAAGATGTCGAAGTCCTTCGGCAACGCGGTCAACCCGCTCGACTGGATGGACAAGTACGGCTCGGACGCCGTCCGCTTCACGCTGGCCCGCGGCGCCAACCCCGGTGTCGACGTGCCGATCGGCGAGGACTGGGTCCAGGGTTCGCGGAACTTCGCCAACAAGATCTGGAACGCCACGCGCTTCGCGCTGATGAACGGCGCCACGATCGAGGGTGCACTCCCGCCCGTGGAGCAGCTCTCGGCGACGGACCGCTGGATCCTGTCCCGCCTGAACGCGACGGTCGCCGAGGTCGACGCGTTCTACGACGACTACCAGTTCGCCAAGCTGTCGGACGCCCTCTTCCACTTCGCGTGGGACGAGGTCTTCGACTGGTACGTCGAGCTGTCCAAGACGACGTTCATGGGCGGCGGCGAGGCCGCGAAGGTGTCGGGCCGCGTCCTGGGTGAGGTCCTCGACGTGACGCTGCGCCTCCTTCACCCGATCGTCCCGTTCGTGACGGAGACGCTCTGGACGACCCTCACCGGCCGCGAGTCCCTCGTGATCGCCGAGTGGCCGTCCGACAGCGGTTTCCGTGATGCCGGTGCCGAGCGGGAGATCGAGACCCTCCAGCAGGTCATCACCGAGGTCCGCCGCTTCCGCGCCGACCAGGGGCTCCAGCCGGGCCAGAAGGTCCCGGCCCGGCTCTCCCTGGACGGCACGGCGCTCGCCCCGCACGAGGCGGCCATCCGCCAGCTCCTGCGCCTCCAGCCGGAGGGCGAGGGCTTCGCGGCCACCGCCACGCTGCCGGTCTCGGGCGCCACGGTCGCCCTCGACCTGTCCGGCACGATCGACGTCGCGGCGGAGCGAAAGCGCCTCGCCAAGGACCTCGCGGCGGCCGAGAAGGAGAAGGCGCAGGCCACGGCGAAGCTCGGCAACGAAGCGTTCCTGGCGAAGGCGCCGGACAACGTGGTCGACAAGATCCGCGGCCGCCTCACCAAGGCGGACGGCGACATCGCCCGCCTCCAGGCCCAGCTGGACGGTCTGCCGCAGGCCTAG